One segment of Acropora muricata isolate sample 2 chromosome 8, ASM3666990v1, whole genome shotgun sequence DNA contains the following:
- the LOC136925843 gene encoding 4-hydroxyphenylpyruvate dioxygenase-like: MTTYTDKGEKPEVGSFIAFHHITFWVGNAKQAASYYCNKMGFEPFRYKGLETGSREIVSHAVKQDKIIFVFQSPLNPSGKITEIMGKHLLTHGDGVKDVAFEVEDCISLYKAALKRGALSVHEPWEETDDDGMVTFATVQTYGDTTHTFVERKGYNGLFLPGYKSPISEDCYLAKLPPGNLNFIDHVVGNQPENEMVSIAEWYEKNLQFHRFWSVDDKQVHTEYSALRSIVVTNWEETIKMPINEPAPGKRKSQIQEYVDYYGSAGVQHIALNTSDIIAAVSNLKERGMEFLTIPDTYYENLRARLKDASITVNENLDVLQQLKILVDFDDKGYLLQIFTKPMQDRPTLFLEVIQRHNHQGFGAGNFKSLFEAIELDQERRGNLY, translated from the exons ATG ACAACCTACACGGACAAAGGAGAAAAG CCCGAGGTTGGCTCTTTCATTGCATTTCACCACATAACTTTCTGGGTAGGAAATGCCAAGCAG GCAGCCTCTTACTACTGTAACAAAATGGGATTTGAGCCATTTAGATACAAAGGATTGGAGACTGGTTCTCGAGAGATTGTTTCTCATGCTGTGAAACAGGATAAG aTAATCTTTGTCTTTCAATCTCCTCTTAACCCATCAGGGAAGATCACAGAGA TTATGGGGAAACATCTATTGACACATGGAGATGGTGTGAAAGATGTTGCTTTTGAAGTAGAAGATTGCATCAGTCTTTATAAG GCTGCTCTCAAGCGCGGTGCTCTGTCTGTTCACGAGCCATGGGAAGAGACAGATGATGATGGCATGGTCACTTTTGCAACTGTTCAAACA tATGGTGATACAACACACACTTTTGTTGAGAGGAAAGGATATAATGGACTCTTTCTACCAGGTTACAAATCACCAATAAGCGAGGATTGTTATCTTGCTAAACT CCCGCCAGGCAATCTCAATTTCATTGACCATGTGGTTGGAAATCAACCTGAGAATGAAATGGTGTCTATCGCTGAATG GTATGAGAAGAATTTGCAGTTTCACAGGTTTTGGTCAGTAGATGACAAACAG GTTCATACAGAGTACAGTGCACTGAGGTCGATTGTTGTTACAAACTGGGAAGAGACAATCAAAATGCCAATCAATGAACCTGCTCCAGGGAAGCGGAAAAGTCAAATTCAG GAGTATGTGGACTATTATGGATCCGCTGGTGTGCAGCACATTGCTCTCAATACCTCTGACATCATTGCAGCA GTATCAAACTTGAAGGAAAGAGGAATGGAATTTCTGACAATCCCTGACACGTACTATGAAAACCTGCGTGCTCGATTGAAGGATGCATCAATCACAGTGAATGAAAACCTGGATGTG TTGCAGCAGCTGAAGATTTTGGTTGATTTTGATGACAAGGGGtatctgctgcagatatttaCCAAACCTATGCAAGACAGACCAACTCTGTTCTTGGAGGTGATACAGAGACACAACCACCAG GGTTTTGGAGCTGGAAACTTCAAATCGCTTTTTGAGGCAATTGAGCTGGATCAGGAAAGGAGAGGAAATCTTTATTAA